In the uncultured Methanobacterium sp. genome, one interval contains:
- a CDS encoding phosphate ABC transporter substrate-binding protein translates to MDLKYGIGLLVILIIIIAVYTFGTGINYEKIEIAGSTSVQPVAEKLAAKYMEEHPNVRIDVMGGGSGLGIRSVSQGIIDIGTSSKNLKPTEKQSLNEYTIGNEGIVVAVNLENPVGNLTKSQLKNIFSGNITNWKELGGPDAKINLVIREEGSGTRSAFENLVMNKTEVKSDAVVQTSTESIKVAVKQDPNAIGYISLAHMTPDVKAVAVDGVSPSVETVKDGSYNLQTPFLFLTKGQPEGQLKEFIDWCLGPEGQEIVTEEKIVPVA, encoded by the coding sequence ATGGACCTGAAATATGGCATAGGTTTACTGGTTATACTAATAATTATCATCGCCGTTTATACATTCGGCACTGGAATCAATTATGAGAAGATAGAAATTGCGGGTTCAACATCGGTACAACCGGTGGCTGAAAAACTTGCAGCAAAATACATGGAAGAACATCCCAATGTACGGATTGATGTAATGGGAGGAGGATCTGGCCTGGGAATAAGAAGTGTTTCCCAGGGTATAATTGACATTGGAACCAGTTCTAAAAATCTGAAACCCACTGAAAAACAGAGTTTAAATGAATATACAATAGGTAATGAAGGGATTGTGGTGGCAGTTAATCTTGAAAACCCGGTGGGTAATCTGACCAAAAGCCAGCTTAAGAATATCTTTTCCGGTAACATTACCAACTGGAAGGAACTGGGAGGACCAGATGCTAAAATTAATCTGGTGATCCGGGAAGAAGGTTCAGGTACCAGAAGTGCATTTGAAAATTTGGTGATGAATAAAACTGAAGTAAAATCAGATGCAGTTGTTCAAACTTCCACAGAATCCATAAAAGTTGCTGTGAAACAGGACCCCAATGCCATTGGATACATATCCCTGGCACACATGACTCCTGATGTTAAGGCCGTAGCCGTCGATGGAGTATCTCCGTCGGTTGAAACTGTTAAGGATGGTTCTTACAATTTACAAACCCCCTTCCTTTTCCTCACAAAGGGACAACCTGAAGGGCAGTTAAAAGAATTCATTGACTGGTGTTTAGGTCCGGAAGGACAGGAAATCGTAACTGAGGAAAAAATTGTTCCTGTGGCCTGA
- the pstA gene encoding phosphate ABC transporter permease PstA — MNGVFWASGLLTVAILLVIIGYVLLKGLPVVNLEFIFGNPINSGKSGGIFPFIMSSIYVTLIAVLVATPLGVGAAVYLSEYAGENRLVKMIRFGAETLASIPSIVFGLFGLAFFVIYLGLGWSVLSGGLTLALMALPTILAASEVSIESINKSYAEGSLALGATKWQTIYKVVIPAALPGITTGVILGMGRAIAEAAAVLYTVGAALMIPTSIMDAARPLPLHLYILATEGISMDNAWGTAAVLVLMILIITVVTNTLVDRYRKKMMGR; from the coding sequence ATGAACGGAGTGTTCTGGGCCTCTGGACTTCTTACCGTAGCAATTTTACTGGTAATAATAGGCTACGTGCTTTTAAAAGGTTTGCCGGTGGTAAATCTAGAATTTATATTTGGTAATCCCATAAATTCAGGTAAATCTGGAGGAATATTCCCATTTATCATGTCCAGTATTTACGTAACCCTAATTGCGGTCCTGGTTGCCACTCCACTTGGAGTGGGGGCTGCAGTATACCTTTCAGAATATGCTGGAGAAAACCGCCTGGTAAAAATGATCCGTTTCGGAGCAGAAACATTAGCCTCAATCCCTTCTATTGTATTTGGATTGTTTGGGCTGGCCTTCTTTGTGATCTACCTGGGACTGGGATGGAGCGTTCTTTCTGGTGGATTGACCCTGGCTTTAATGGCATTACCCACAATATTGGCCGCTTCAGAAGTCTCCATAGAATCAATTAACAAATCCTATGCTGAGGGAAGCCTGGCACTGGGAGCCACAAAGTGGCAAACAATATACAAGGTTGTTATACCTGCCGCACTCCCTGGAATAACCACTGGAGTAATTTTAGGTATGGGAAGGGCCATTGCAGAGGCAGCAGCAGTATTATACACTGTTGGGGCTGCATTAATGATACCAACATCCATCATGGATGCAGCAAGACCTTTACCTCTTCACCTTTACATTTTAGCCACCGAAGGTATATCCATGGATAATGCCTGGGGAACCGCAGCAGTCCTGGTGCTTATGATTCTAATAATCACCGTGGTTACCAACACCTTAGTTGATCGTTATCGCAAAAAAATGATGGGGCGATAA
- the pstC gene encoding phosphate ABC transporter permease subunit PstC encodes MSKWNEEFFIEKGLLLTAISSVIIIALIIVFVFKEGLPALQSVGFFSFLFGMDWAPSNGQYGIFPMIIGSLGITALSLLMAVPLGVFCAIFLAEIAPGSMRKILNPTIQTLAGIPSVVYGFFGLVLLVPFMRVHFGGTGFSMFTASVILTVMILPIIVSVSEDALRSIPLEYKEASLALGATHWQTIKNVIFPAAIPGIITSVILGMGRAVGETLAIIMVAGNVVQIPGSIFDPVRALTSNIAIEMGYATGVHYNALFATGIVLVFMIIVLLIIANYFHYKKKVTIGGGYL; translated from the coding sequence ATGTCTAAGTGGAATGAAGAGTTTTTCATAGAAAAAGGACTTTTATTAACGGCTATTTCATCCGTTATTATCATAGCCCTTATAATTGTATTCGTATTTAAGGAAGGACTCCCAGCATTACAGAGCGTGGGATTCTTCAGCTTCCTATTTGGAATGGACTGGGCGCCTTCTAATGGTCAGTACGGTATATTCCCAATGATCATAGGTTCCCTTGGAATAACTGCTCTTTCACTTCTAATGGCAGTGCCCTTAGGAGTATTCTGTGCCATATTCCTGGCAGAAATAGCACCCGGTTCCATGCGTAAAATATTAAACCCAACTATCCAGACACTGGCAGGTATTCCCTCTGTGGTTTACGGGTTTTTCGGGCTGGTTTTATTGGTGCCATTCATGAGAGTACATTTCGGAGGAACTGGTTTCAGTATGTTCACTGCATCAGTCATTCTAACTGTAATGATCTTACCCATAATTGTCAGCGTGTCAGAGGATGCCCTGAGATCAATTCCCCTGGAATACAAGGAGGCATCCCTGGCCCTGGGAGCAACCCACTGGCAGACCATTAAAAATGTCATTTTCCCGGCAGCAATCCCGGGTATTATAACTTCGGTTATTCTGGGAATGGGCCGAGCAGTTGGGGAAACCCTGGCCATAATCATGGTAGCCGGTAACGTGGTACAGATACCAGGTTCCATATTTGACCCGGTGCGTGCATTAACCTCCAACATAGCCATAGAAATGGGTTATGCCACTGGAGTTCACTACAATGCCCTGTTTGCAACAGGAATCGTCCTGGTCTTCATGATCATCGTTCTCCTGATAATAGCCAACTACTTCCACTACAAGAAAAAAGTCACAATTGGAGGGGGCTATTTATGA
- the pstB gene encoding phosphate ABC transporter ATP-binding protein PstB produces MEYRIEVENLNVYFDELHILKDVSLKIPKNAVTSLIGPSGCGKSTFIRTLNRMNDMISTFKMDGTVLLDGNDIYDPKIDVVELRKKVGMVFQKPNPFPKSIFDNVAYGLRVHGINDKDILEQKVEESLRSAALWDEVKNILDKSAMGLSGGQQQRLCIARTMAVEPEVILMDEPCSALDPISTTKIEDLIHKLKNDFTIIIVTHNMQQATRVSKHTAFFLHGEIVESGFTEKIFIEPEDKRTEDYITGRFG; encoded by the coding sequence ATGGAATACAGAATAGAAGTAGAAAATTTAAACGTTTACTTTGACGAATTACACATCCTTAAAGACGTAAGTCTAAAGATTCCCAAAAACGCAGTAACTTCCCTAATCGGACCTTCCGGTTGTGGTAAATCAACTTTCATCCGTACTCTAAACCGGATGAACGATATGATAAGCACCTTCAAAATGGATGGAACAGTCTTACTGGATGGGAATGATATTTACGATCCCAAAATAGATGTAGTGGAACTACGGAAAAAAGTGGGCATGGTATTTCAAAAGCCCAACCCCTTCCCTAAATCCATATTTGACAATGTAGCATATGGATTGAGGGTGCACGGGATAAATGATAAGGATATCCTGGAACAGAAGGTTGAAGAAAGCCTCAGATCCGCTGCACTGTGGGATGAAGTGAAAAATATACTGGATAAATCTGCAATGGGACTTTCCGGTGGTCAGCAGCAGCGTCTTTGCATTGCCAGGACCATGGCAGTGGAACCAGAAGTTATATTAATGGATGAGCCATGTTCTGCTCTGGACCCCATATCCACCACTAAAATTGAGGACCTGATACACAAACTCAAGAACGACTTCACCATCATCATTGTAACCCACAACATGCAGCAGGCTACCCGTGTATCAAAACACACTGCTTTCTTCCTCCACGGGGAGATTGTGGAAAGTGGCTTTACTGAGAAGATCTTCATTGAACCCGAAGATAAGCGGACTGAAGATTACATCACTGGCCGGTTTGGATAA
- a CDS encoding phosphate ABC transporter substrate-binding protein, giving the protein MDMKYIIGIIVAIIVIAGAYFVLAGGSGQEKITIVGSTSVQPVAEKLATEYMKTNPNVKITVQGGGSAVGIKSAEDGTASIGTSSKSLKANESTGLTQYEIGKDGIAIIVNKNNALNGLTVEQVKGILSGNITNWKEVGGADAQINVIVREDGSGTRDAVQEIVLGKLANGTKVAFVKSAIVQSSTEAVQQAVAQDPNAVGFISFASVNSTKALQINNVAPSEATILDGTYKIQRPFLFLVKGDPKGAVKSFIDWVNGPEGQAIIKSDKVVPTGKQVNSTS; this is encoded by the coding sequence ATGGACATGAAGTACATAATAGGAATAATAGTAGCAATAATTGTAATAGCCGGTGCTTATTTTGTCCTCGCTGGAGGTAGCGGACAGGAAAAAATAACCATCGTCGGTTCTACATCTGTACAGCCTGTTGCTGAGAAATTAGCCACAGAATACATGAAAACGAATCCCAACGTTAAGATAACGGTTCAGGGTGGAGGTTCTGCTGTGGGTATTAAGAGTGCAGAGGATGGTACAGCAAGCATTGGAACCAGTTCTAAGTCGTTAAAAGCTAATGAATCCACAGGATTAACTCAGTACGAAATTGGTAAAGATGGAATTGCCATCATCGTCAACAAAAACAATGCCCTCAACGGACTAACTGTTGAACAGGTAAAAGGAATATTATCTGGAAACATCACCAACTGGAAGGAAGTTGGAGGTGCAGATGCTCAGATAAATGTTATTGTTCGTGAAGACGGTTCAGGTACTCGTGATGCAGTTCAGGAGATCGTTCTAGGTAAATTAGCCAACGGTACCAAAGTAGCTTTCGTAAAATCAGCTATTGTGCAGAGTTCCACCGAAGCAGTGCAGCAAGCTGTGGCTCAGGATCCCAACGCTGTTGGTTTCATATCCTTCGCTTCAGTGAATAGCACCAAAGCCCTGCAGATAAACAATGTTGCACCTTCCGAAGCAACTATACTTGATGGAACCTACAAGATCCAGAGGCCATTCCTGTTCCTGGTTAAAGGAGATCCAAAAGGGGCAGTTAAATCATTCATTGACTGGGTGAATGGACCTGAAGGTCAGGCCATTATAAAATCAGATAAGGTAGTACCAACTGGTAAGCAGGTGAACAGCACCTCTTAA
- a CDS encoding phosphate uptake regulator PhoU — MLTVVLEKRLKSLEEDVLGFSWETIGRVDNSVRSFLDEDTYLAREIIEKTDEINKESYKIEHGCLKVLGLHQPLARDLRLGAALLRTSIELERINNLSAYIARYAIDAAESERTCYKPPHIEFMSQTVQDMLKDAVGALLNEDIQLLKRSTRSYVNLQDFYNQMFSEYEEITHGGSQTSLILVGRNLLSMGHHIMGMADRVAYSIVGKRVMHHKLFHNMLMR; from the coding sequence ATGCTTACAGTGGTCCTGGAAAAACGTTTAAAATCCCTGGAAGAAGATGTCCTGGGATTCAGTTGGGAGACCATAGGAAGAGTGGATAATTCAGTCCGGAGTTTCCTGGATGAAGACACCTATCTGGCCAGAGAAATAATTGAAAAAACTGATGAAATCAACAAGGAAAGCTATAAGATTGAGCATGGATGTCTTAAGGTTTTAGGATTACACCAGCCACTCGCCAGGGATTTACGTTTAGGAGCAGCACTTCTGCGAACCTCCATTGAACTGGAACGTATAAACAACCTTTCGGCTTACATAGCCCGTTATGCCATAGATGCAGCAGAAAGCGAACGTACCTGTTACAAACCCCCACACATTGAGTTCATGTCCCAGACTGTCCAGGATATGCTGAAAGATGCTGTGGGTGCACTCTTAAATGAGGATATACAGTTACTCAAACGTTCCACCAGAAGCTACGTGAACCTGCAGGATTTTTACAACCAGATGTTTTCAGAATACGAGGAAATCACACATGGAGGTTCCCAGACTTCACTGATACTGGTTGGGAGGAACTTACTGAGCATGGGACACCATATAATGGGAATGGCAGATCGCGTTGCCTATTCCATAGTGGGTAAACGTGTCATGCACCATAAACTGTTCCATAATATGTTGATGAGGTAA
- a CDS encoding citryl-CoA lyase produces the protein MISEEVLKGMFQPRTTPWKTSITKVEPNRLITQGYPQEDLIGNISFPEMIHLLLKGVLPTKNQEKMLQAILVSFCDHGITPPSTQSARLMASAGSPVNACLAGGILAFGENHAGAIEIAMRIQQEGVNLSRNENIPLDETAQKLINYFTENGKKIPGFGHRYHNKDPRAPRLLELGREYDCFKEHSQLAMHIQDLLSERKGINMNIDGANAALLSDMGFDWRVGCGLFIVGRIPGLLAHIQEEKTQEKPFRKLMDVDTVNENEMINQF, from the coding sequence ATGATCAGTGAGGAAGTATTAAAGGGGATGTTCCAACCCAGAACCACCCCCTGGAAAACATCCATTACCAAAGTGGAACCAAATAGACTCATCACCCAGGGATATCCTCAGGAAGACCTGATAGGAAACATTTCATTTCCAGAAATGATACACCTTCTCCTGAAGGGAGTGCTCCCCACCAAAAACCAGGAAAAAATGTTACAGGCCATACTGGTTTCCTTCTGTGATCATGGCATCACACCCCCCAGTACCCAGTCAGCAAGACTGATGGCATCAGCAGGATCTCCAGTAAATGCATGTCTGGCCGGAGGGATATTAGCTTTCGGTGAAAATCATGCCGGAGCCATTGAAATAGCTATGCGCATACAACAGGAAGGTGTCAACCTATCCAGAAATGAGAATATCCCCCTGGATGAAACTGCACAGAAATTGATAAATTACTTTACTGAAAATGGAAAAAAGATACCTGGATTTGGCCACAGGTACCACAATAAGGACCCTCGTGCACCAAGATTATTAGAACTGGGACGAGAATACGATTGTTTCAAAGAACACAGCCAGCTGGCCATGCATATCCAGGATCTGTTAAGTGAAAGAAAGGGGATTAACATGAACATTGACGGTGCCAATGCAGCACTACTTTCTGACATGGGCTTTGACTGGAGAGTTGGATGTGGTTTATTCATAGTTGGTAGAATTCCAGGTCTTTTAGCCCATATTCAGGAGGAAAAAACTCAGGAAAAGCCATTTCGTAAACTGATGGATGTGGATACAGTGAATGAAAACGAAATGATCAATCAATTTTAA
- a CDS encoding DUF2226 domain-containing protein, with protein MWLPSEDPQHVVQGNLKRSHIPELGYIKIIEGGNESLLLVKDAKIIAAWNLNAESLEETHENKAMNMINIDPESRIEVYQLDDNMFSTIVDLNEECRLPLPVGIDFLLEKSVKEVNRGDVLSKYRIRDPSEDDIDNLLNDYKSKIGGR; from the coding sequence ATGTGGCTTCCTTCAGAAGATCCTCAGCACGTTGTTCAGGGTAATTTGAAAAGGTCCCATATACCTGAATTGGGTTATATAAAGATTATAGAGGGGGGTAATGAATCATTACTCCTGGTAAAAGATGCAAAAATAATAGCTGCCTGGAATTTAAACGCAGAATCCCTAGAGGAAACCCATGAAAATAAAGCAATGAACATGATAAATATAGATCCAGAATCCCGGATAGAAGTGTATCAGCTTGATGATAACATGTTTTCAACCATTGTAGATTTGAATGAGGAATGTAGATTACCCTTACCTGTGGGAATAGATTTTTTACTTGAAAAAAGTGTTAAAGAGGTAAATCGGGGGGATGTTTTGTCCAAATACCGGATAAGAGATCCATCTGAAGATGATATTGATAATTTGTTAAATG